The following nucleotide sequence is from Deinococcus planocerae.
CCACGAAGGCGGGTTCGGACAGCTCGCCCTCCAGCACCTCCTCGATGCGGCGCAGACGGTATCTCAGGGTGTTGACGTGCAGGTTCAGGTTCCGGGCCAGCCCGGAGAGTGGGCCCCGGTGCGCCAGGTACTGCCGCAGGGTATCCTCCAGTTTCCCGCCCTCGTCCTCCGCCCGGAGGCGCCCCCGCATCTGCTCGGCGAGGGCGTGCAGGGCCGGGCTGTCCAGTAGGGCCTGGAGGGGGTCGAGGCGCTGGAAGGAGACCATGCCGCGTGGGGTCCGCACCTCGTCCAGCGCCTGGAGGGCCTGTCGCAGCGCCGCCCTCGCCTCGCCGTATCCGGGCTGCGGGCTGCTCACGCCCAGCCGCATGTCCTGATCCGTGGCGTTGAGGAGGGCGGTGTGAAGGCCCCGCGCCTCGCGTTCCGGGTCCTGGCTCGGCCACAGCCACAGGGCCTTGTCGCCCCGCACGGTGGTCAGGCAGCCCAGGTCCCGCCCGTGGAAGTACCCTTCTCCGACCGAGCACAGCACGTCCAGCCGGTGGATATGCGCCTCGCGGGCGCGCTCGGCACGGGGCAGGGGCCGCTCCAGACGCAGGGCGGCCAGGACGCAGGGGCCACCCTCCGGGGCGCCGGTCGTGTCCCCCGCCAGCAGCGCCTCGAACTGCCGCTCGCCCACCCGGCGGCGGGCGGCCCCGGCAGCGGCGGATTGCAATCGGGCCAGCCGCGCGAGTTCGGCGACCAGCCGGAACAGGGGGTGCCAGCCGGGGTCGGCCTCCAGGTGCAGGCTGCCGACGGGACGGCCCTCATAGACCAGACGTTGCTCCATCCGAATCTCCCCCGGAGAGCCCTGCTGGGCCACGACGTCCCCCCAACTTGAACGGATGGTCGCCTGCCCTCCCGTCACCGCCGCCAGCCACCCGGCGATGGCCCGTTCCGCCTGGGGACCGTCCACCGCCGTCTTCACGTCTCCCAGCAATTCGACGAGAGCGGGCAGGTGGGGGCGCACCTCCCGGGCCAGCAACCGCGCGTAGACCGGACGCCAGCGGGAGGCGGGAACGGAGGACAGGCGGGCCGCCGCGCCGTCGAAGGTTGGCACGTCCTCGTCCGGCGTCACGGGTGAGAGACCCAGCTC
It contains:
- a CDS encoding PucR family transcriptional regulator, which produces MVKLNALREELGLSPVTPDEDVPTFDGAAARLSSVPASRWRPVYARLLAREVRPHLPALVELLGDVKTAVDGPQAERAIAGWLAAVTGGQATIRSSWGDVVAQQGSPGEIRMEQRLVYEGRPVGSLHLEADPGWHPLFRLVAELARLARLQSAAAGAARRRVGERQFEALLAGDTTGAPEGGPCVLAALRLERPLPRAERAREAHIHRLDVLCSVGEGYFHGRDLGCLTTVRGDKALWLWPSQDPEREARGLHTALLNATDQDMRLGVSSPQPGYGEARAALRQALQALDEVRTPRGMVSFQRLDPLQALLDSPALHALAEQMRGRLRAEDEGGKLEDTLRQYLAHRGPLSGLARNLNLHVNTLRYRLRRIEEVLEGELSEPAFVARLYLAFHASPQTTEDRQRPG